A genomic window from Glaciihabitans sp. INWT7 includes:
- a CDS encoding SRPBCC family protein, protein MSGRSATAVTELLATATLDHTWDVATMHTPVGLYPRAGLLPAVVEVRDQTGDWDGVGQTRQLMLSDGGSVIEHTTNVDRLEFFAYNLTDFQKVFGGMVESARAEWTFTQAPNGTLIRWRYTFHSKAGYGIPLAAIIKFLWGPYMARVLPGIVAEIERSRR, encoded by the coding sequence ATGTCCGGACGCAGCGCCACCGCCGTCACTGAACTTCTGGCTACTGCCACCCTCGATCACACCTGGGACGTCGCGACGATGCACACGCCGGTCGGCCTCTATCCGCGGGCCGGCCTGCTGCCCGCCGTGGTCGAGGTGCGCGACCAGACCGGTGACTGGGATGGCGTCGGCCAGACCCGGCAGCTCATGCTCTCCGACGGTGGAAGTGTGATCGAGCACACGACGAATGTGGATCGGCTGGAATTCTTCGCCTACAACCTCACCGACTTCCAAAAGGTCTTCGGTGGGATGGTGGAGAGTGCCCGAGCGGAATGGACCTTCACCCAGGCTCCCAACGGGACTCTCATCCGGTGGCGCTACACCTTCCATTCGAAGGCGGGATACGGCATCCCGCTCGCGGCGATCATCAAGTTCCTCTGGGGCCCGTACATGGCGCGCGTGCTCCCGGGTATCGTCGCCGAGATCGAACGCTCGCGCCGATAG
- a CDS encoding NADP-dependent oxidoreductase encodes MDMHWIATDFGGLEVFHEEAVAVPRPRVGEVTIQVRAAGMNPADFKHIARGTDRSLLPIAVGYEVAGVITAMGADTMIASGGGAIGDEVIAFRVQGGYASAITVAAKDVFAKPPSLGFPEAANLLLAATTASEMLHVTGVVSGETVLVHGASGAVGVSVIQQAVLKGIRVIGTASESSFPVLERFGAIPVAYGEGLEQRVRDLAPEGIAAALDNVGTDEAVDVSLALVEDRSRIVTIAAMQRAEGAGIRVIMGAIPASAAYRDAVRAELIALAGEGKLEVPLARTFPLSEAVDALTLLSAGHPGGKLALIP; translated from the coding sequence ATGGACATGCACTGGATCGCCACCGACTTCGGTGGACTCGAGGTCTTCCACGAGGAGGCCGTCGCCGTGCCACGGCCGCGGGTGGGGGAGGTCACCATCCAGGTTCGCGCCGCGGGGATGAACCCGGCCGATTTCAAACACATCGCGAGGGGGACCGACCGCAGTCTGCTTCCCATCGCGGTCGGCTATGAGGTCGCGGGAGTCATCACCGCGATGGGCGCGGACACGATGATCGCCTCCGGAGGCGGAGCGATCGGTGACGAGGTGATCGCCTTCCGGGTGCAGGGGGGCTATGCCTCGGCGATCACCGTCGCAGCGAAGGACGTGTTCGCCAAACCGCCGTCGCTCGGCTTCCCGGAAGCGGCGAACCTGCTTCTCGCGGCGACCACCGCGTCGGAGATGCTTCACGTCACCGGCGTCGTGTCCGGGGAGACCGTGCTCGTGCACGGCGCGTCCGGGGCGGTGGGCGTGAGCGTCATCCAGCAGGCAGTGCTGAAGGGGATTCGCGTGATCGGCACGGCGAGTGAGAGCAGCTTCCCGGTGCTCGAGCGATTCGGCGCGATCCCGGTGGCCTACGGTGAGGGCCTCGAGCAGCGAGTGCGCGACCTAGCGCCCGAAGGTATCGCCGCCGCTCTCGACAACGTCGGCACCGATGAGGCGGTGGATGTCTCCCTCGCGCTGGTCGAGGACCGCAGCCGGATCGTCACGATAGCCGCCATGCAGCGCGCGGAGGGGGCCGGCATCCGCGTGATCATGGGGGCGATTCCGGCGAGCGCGGCCTATCGCGACGCGGTGCGCGCCGAGCTGATCGCACTCGCCGGGGAGGGCAAGCTCGAGGTGCCGCTGGCGAGGACATTCCCGCTCTCCGAGGCGGTCGACGCCCTCACGCTGCTCTCGGCCGGGCATCCGGGCGGCAAGCTCGCCCTCATCCCCTAG
- a CDS encoding MFS transporter: MTDARVGESETSPDPRRWRGLWVLLLGQFAALLDVSVTNVALPSIGRSTGSTPSELQWIVTGYVLAFGLMPIIGGRLGDIGGRRRIFIVGLVGFVVSSAAVGLSPDPVFIIVARVIQGLFGGVLGPQVSGYIQNAFPRAERGRAFGRLGLALAVATALGPVVGGLLIALGGPEFGWRLVFFINLPIGITAIVLALAWVTEARKPSSTRRQSLDVPGAILLGIAILCVLFPIVEFSTFRSGWIFLLLLPGAAFAALFLRREARLTSAEASPLLDLRLFRQPSFTIGVTFILLYFCGSTGLPLVLTLYLQQGIGFEPLQAALAVTSLAVGSAVSAPIAGRLVPRIGRPLVVLGVTLFIIGAVWIAIVVAAAPALTDPGAIILRLAFPLFLIGVGGGAVITPNQTLSLADVDRRIGGSAGGVLQTSQRVGAAIGQAAIGAVFFAVVAGSAASTATGTPAAHPQDFSTAFVAGVMAAIVFSLAALALGLLDLRATRRRRIAADTPGQG; this comes from the coding sequence ATGACGGATGCACGGGTAGGGGAAAGCGAGACGTCCCCCGATCCCCGTCGCTGGCGCGGGCTCTGGGTGCTGCTGCTCGGCCAGTTCGCCGCTCTGCTCGATGTGAGCGTCACCAATGTCGCCCTTCCGTCGATCGGGCGCTCCACCGGGTCCACCCCGTCGGAGCTGCAGTGGATCGTCACCGGCTACGTGTTGGCCTTCGGCCTCATGCCGATCATCGGTGGACGACTCGGTGACATCGGGGGCCGTCGCCGAATCTTCATCGTCGGTCTGGTCGGATTCGTCGTCTCGAGCGCTGCGGTGGGTCTGTCCCCCGATCCCGTGTTCATCATCGTGGCCCGTGTCATCCAGGGGCTCTTCGGGGGCGTGCTCGGACCCCAGGTGTCGGGATACATCCAGAACGCCTTCCCCCGGGCGGAGCGCGGCCGTGCATTCGGGCGGCTCGGGCTGGCCCTCGCGGTGGCCACCGCCCTCGGCCCCGTCGTCGGAGGTCTGCTCATCGCGCTCGGCGGACCGGAGTTCGGCTGGCGGCTCGTCTTCTTCATCAACCTGCCGATCGGGATCACGGCCATCGTGCTCGCCCTCGCCTGGGTGACGGAGGCACGAAAGCCCTCGTCGACGCGGCGCCAGAGCCTCGACGTGCCCGGCGCCATCCTGCTCGGGATCGCCATCCTCTGCGTGCTCTTCCCCATCGTGGAATTCAGCACCTTCCGCTCCGGGTGGATCTTCTTGCTACTCCTGCCGGGGGCCGCCTTCGCCGCGCTGTTCCTCCGCCGAGAGGCTCGGCTCACCTCGGCAGAGGCGTCGCCGCTGCTCGATCTGCGACTCTTCCGACAGCCGTCGTTCACGATCGGGGTCACCTTCATCCTGTTGTATTTCTGCGGTTCCACCGGCCTTCCCCTCGTGCTGACGCTCTACCTGCAGCAGGGGATCGGTTTCGAGCCGCTGCAGGCGGCGCTCGCCGTGACCTCGCTCGCCGTGGGTTCCGCGGTATCCGCGCCCATCGCCGGCCGACTGGTGCCGCGTATCGGGCGCCCGCTCGTGGTGCTCGGAGTCACCCTGTTCATCATCGGGGCGGTCTGGATCGCGATCGTGGTGGCGGCCGCTCCCGCGCTCACGGATCCCGGCGCGATCATCCTGCGACTGGCTTTTCCGCTCTTCCTCATCGGGGTCGGAGGAGGCGCTGTGATCACGCCGAACCAGACCCTCTCCCTCGCCGATGTCGACAGGCGCATCGGAGGATCGGCCGGCGGCGTTCTCCAGACCTCCCAGCGCGTCGGTGCGGCGATCGGGCAGGCAGCCATCGGGGCGGTGTTCTTCGCGGTCGTCGCAGGCAGCGCGGCTTCCACGGCGACGGGCACACCTGCCGCGCATCCGCAGGACTTCTCGACCGCTTTCGTGGCCGGGGTCATGGCCGCCATCGTGTTCTCCCTCGCGGCCCTCGCCCTCGGCCTGCTCGACCTGCGAGCGACCCGCCGTCGCCGAATCGCGGCCGACACACCGGGGCAGGGCTGA
- a CDS encoding NYN domain-containing protein, which yields MPEPTDTRVAVYIDFDNIVVSRYNQLHGARRFSTDGARNFGPDSAAVAGAAGVIGTRLREATVDFGAVLDYASSFGPIVISRAYADWSAKANASYQKQLIDRAVDLTQLFPTTQAMKNGADIRLAVDVVEDLFRLDDLTHVVIVAGDSDYIALAQRCKRLGRYVVGIGVAGATSRSLVAACDEFQDYDDLPGLVSPGEDDSAALVDPPAEVAVTASEPPPKTPRKQPAADRTKAPAADDDEPIKLSPRAATNLMIRALRLGIAKSDSEWMPSSEVKKQMRRMDPAFSESALGYKTFTDFVKSRSGQVEMDDGGANNSRRIRLRAAASPTG from the coding sequence ATGCCTGAACCGACCGACACCCGAGTTGCCGTCTATATCGATTTCGACAACATCGTCGTCTCGAGATACAACCAGCTTCACGGAGCGCGCCGGTTCAGCACCGACGGCGCTCGCAACTTCGGACCAGACAGCGCCGCCGTCGCCGGCGCTGCCGGGGTCATCGGCACCAGGCTCCGGGAGGCCACCGTCGACTTCGGCGCGGTGCTCGACTACGCCTCGTCCTTCGGGCCGATCGTCATCAGCCGCGCCTATGCAGACTGGTCGGCGAAGGCGAACGCCAGCTACCAGAAGCAGCTCATCGACCGGGCCGTCGACCTCACCCAGCTCTTTCCCACCACGCAGGCGATGAAGAACGGCGCCGACATCCGCCTCGCCGTCGACGTGGTCGAAGACCTCTTTCGTCTCGACGATCTCACCCACGTGGTGATCGTCGCCGGGGACTCCGACTACATCGCCCTCGCGCAGCGGTGCAAGCGGCTCGGGCGCTACGTGGTGGGCATCGGCGTCGCCGGTGCGACCAGCCGGTCCCTCGTCGCCGCCTGCGATGAGTTCCAGGACTACGACGACCTGCCCGGCCTCGTGAGTCCCGGGGAGGACGACTCGGCCGCGCTGGTCGATCCGCCCGCGGAGGTCGCCGTGACGGCATCCGAACCTCCGCCGAAGACGCCGCGCAAACAGCCTGCCGCCGATCGGACCAAGGCTCCGGCGGCGGACGACGACGAGCCGATCAAGCTCTCCCCGCGCGCCGCCACGAACCTCATGATTCGGGCACTCCGGCTGGGGATCGCCAAGAGCGACAGCGAGTGGATGCCGAGCTCAGAGGTGAAGAAGCAGATGCGGCGCATGGACCCCGCATTCAGCGAGTCTGCCCTGGGCTACAAGACCTTCACCGACTTCGTGAAGTCGCGAAGCGGCCAGGTGGAGATGGACGACGGCGGGGCGAACAACTCTCGTCGCATCCGACTGAGGGCGGCAGCCTCGCCGACCGGCTGA
- a CDS encoding serine hydrolase: protein MTLPRSTPEAEGLSSSAILDFIRAADTGLDSLHSMMIVRHGRVIAEGWWAPYAAGHPHMMFSVSKSFTATAVGLAINEGLLTLDDRVVDLLPEDLPAEIDARLAALTVRHLLTMTTGHAVDTVSLADSTHGDNWARAILAQPLEFEPGTHYLYNSGATHVLSAIVQRLTAQRLLDYLGPRLFEPLGITDATWESSPQGIDAGGWGLSITTEQLATFGQLLLQRGQWNGSQLVPAEWIDEATSLQVVTAAADHDLDGRQGYGFQFWRNRLAGYRADGAFGQFCIVLPEQDAVVVLTSALPVAQLALDLVWEHLLPAFGNSALPPVESPLTALLAGLSLPTIAGDATAAMAEQVYGVRFTFEHPAISAVTVEPGRIMVDENGAITELAFEHGRWSASADSRVSASGAWVSPDTLVVRAHDVVTPYSRTVTLTFANDTVTLDIAQNVAFGDLPHTHAVSLPRR, encoded by the coding sequence ATGACGCTCCCCCGCAGCACCCCGGAGGCCGAGGGCCTGTCCTCGTCCGCGATCCTCGACTTCATCCGCGCCGCCGATACCGGCCTCGACAGCCTGCACAGCATGATGATCGTGCGGCACGGTCGGGTGATCGCGGAGGGGTGGTGGGCACCCTATGCGGCGGGGCACCCCCACATGATGTTCTCGGTGAGCAAGAGCTTCACTGCAACGGCCGTCGGGCTCGCGATCAACGAAGGCCTCCTCACCCTCGACGACCGTGTCGTCGACCTGCTGCCCGAGGATCTTCCGGCCGAGATCGACGCCCGCCTCGCGGCCCTGACCGTGCGCCACCTGCTCACGATGACGACCGGGCATGCCGTCGACACCGTCTCGCTCGCAGACAGCACCCACGGCGACAACTGGGCCCGCGCGATCCTCGCCCAGCCGCTCGAGTTCGAGCCGGGCACGCACTACCTGTACAACAGCGGCGCGACCCATGTGCTCTCGGCGATCGTGCAGCGCCTCACCGCCCAGCGCCTGCTCGACTACCTCGGTCCACGTCTGTTCGAGCCGCTCGGGATCACGGATGCCACCTGGGAGAGTTCCCCGCAGGGCATCGACGCCGGAGGGTGGGGGCTCAGCATCACGACCGAACAGCTCGCGACCTTCGGCCAGCTCCTCCTGCAGCGGGGGCAGTGGAACGGCAGCCAACTCGTGCCGGCCGAGTGGATCGACGAGGCCACCTCCCTTCAGGTGGTCACCGCTGCGGCCGACCATGATCTCGACGGCCGCCAGGGCTACGGCTTCCAGTTCTGGCGCAACCGGCTCGCAGGCTATCGTGCCGACGGGGCCTTCGGCCAGTTCTGCATCGTGCTGCCGGAGCAGGATGCGGTCGTGGTGCTCACCTCCGCGCTTCCGGTCGCGCAGCTCGCGCTCGACCTCGTGTGGGAGCACCTGCTCCCTGCTTTCGGCAACTCGGCGCTTCCGCCCGTGGAGAGCCCGCTTACGGCGCTGCTCGCCGGCCTCAGCCTCCCGACCATTGCCGGCGACGCGACGGCCGCGATGGCGGAGCAGGTCTACGGAGTGCGCTTCACTTTCGAGCACCCGGCGATCTCGGCGGTGACGGTGGAGCCTGGGCGGATCATGGTCGACGAGAACGGCGCGATCACCGAGCTCGCTTTCGAACACGGCCGGTGGTCGGCTTCCGCCGATTCTCGGGTGAGTGCCAGCGGCGCCTGGGTCTCCCCCGACACCCTCGTCGTGCGGGCCCATGATGTCGTGACGCCGTATTCGCGCACAGTGACTCTGACCTTCGCGAACGACACCGTGACCCTCGATATCGCACAGAACGTGGCCTTCGGCGACCTGCCACACACCCACGCGGTGTCGCTGCCGCGCCGCTGA
- a CDS encoding TIGR03767 family metallophosphoesterase yields the protein MPDVTRRSLLLSGAGGLALLSLGGLSAQAEGRITRLTDSRAFTTAGTTLEQTASASATSGYRRLVAGPGFALVVREELAASRRGRDDRRSALASIVHLTDLHIIDAQSPMRFEFMAESCPSFFRPQEALGTHAAAQLITRINQLATGPFSGRAFDCVVSTGDNSDNNEELEMQWFLRVMSGGAIVANSGAETEWEGVQHSGDPLYYNPELAVMDRYKKAGFPRIEGFFDRVIREHDSDGVKTPWYSVFGNHDDSIGGTIPANWTPLEELYTGPTKFTGFTTEAANATLAAGLTGDRSARLGREVRAERRWEVTADHRRKPFSPRGFMAAHLDPSATGAGPVGHGFTPKAADEGIAYYSFEISPGVTGIALDSTHHGGWTRGSVGHAQFLWLERMLRSGSSTSYDESGARVMRQADDRLFVLFSHHTSRSMDNLARDPADPDEKRHPGGEIVALLQRYPNVLAWVNGHSHTNAITPHPGPSPERGFWEINTASHIEFPQQARIIDVCDNQDGTLSLFTTLIESAAPYQSSYGDGDQAALASLYREFSLNDLHYTGAHEGLPKDHNTELLLPHPLH from the coding sequence GTGCCAGACGTCACCCGTCGCTCACTCCTGCTCTCCGGGGCCGGTGGGCTCGCGCTCCTCTCACTCGGTGGCCTCTCGGCACAAGCCGAGGGTCGCATCACCCGCCTGACCGATTCCCGGGCTTTCACCACGGCGGGTACGACACTCGAACAGACGGCGAGCGCTTCCGCGACCAGCGGATATCGTCGCCTGGTCGCGGGGCCGGGCTTTGCGCTGGTCGTGCGAGAGGAACTCGCGGCCTCACGGCGCGGGCGGGATGACCGCCGCTCGGCGCTGGCCTCGATCGTGCATCTCACCGACCTGCACATCATCGATGCCCAGTCGCCGATGCGCTTCGAGTTCATGGCAGAGTCCTGCCCGTCCTTCTTCCGCCCTCAGGAGGCCCTCGGAACCCACGCGGCAGCACAGCTCATTACGCGGATCAACCAGCTCGCGACAGGACCATTCAGCGGCCGGGCGTTCGACTGTGTCGTCTCGACCGGCGACAACTCCGACAACAACGAAGAGCTCGAGATGCAGTGGTTCCTTAGGGTGATGAGCGGCGGGGCGATCGTGGCGAATTCCGGTGCCGAGACCGAGTGGGAGGGCGTGCAGCACTCGGGCGATCCGCTCTACTACAACCCGGAACTCGCCGTGATGGACCGCTACAAGAAGGCCGGATTCCCGCGCATCGAGGGGTTCTTCGACCGGGTGATCCGCGAGCACGACAGCGACGGGGTGAAGACGCCGTGGTACTCGGTGTTCGGCAACCACGACGACTCGATCGGCGGCACGATCCCCGCGAACTGGACGCCGCTCGAGGAGCTCTACACCGGCCCCACCAAGTTCACCGGTTTCACGACGGAGGCCGCCAACGCGACGCTGGCCGCGGGCCTCACCGGAGACCGGTCCGCACGTCTCGGTCGAGAGGTGCGAGCAGAGCGACGCTGGGAGGTGACTGCCGACCACCGGCGCAAGCCATTCTCGCCGCGGGGGTTCATGGCCGCCCATCTCGACCCATCAGCGACCGGTGCCGGTCCGGTCGGACACGGTTTCACGCCGAAGGCGGCGGACGAGGGCATCGCGTATTACAGCTTCGAGATCTCGCCCGGAGTCACCGGCATCGCCCTCGATTCGACCCATCATGGTGGATGGACCCGCGGGTCGGTGGGACACGCCCAGTTCCTCTGGCTGGAGAGGATGCTGCGCTCGGGAAGCAGCACCTCCTACGACGAGAGCGGCGCGAGGGTGATGCGCCAAGCCGATGACCGCCTTTTCGTGCTGTTCAGCCATCACACCAGTAGGTCCATGGACAACCTCGCGCGGGATCCGGCCGACCCCGACGAGAAGAGGCACCCCGGGGGCGAGATCGTCGCCCTCCTGCAGCGCTATCCGAATGTCCTCGCCTGGGTGAACGGTCACTCCCACACCAACGCGATCACGCCGCACCCAGGGCCGTCCCCCGAACGCGGCTTCTGGGAGATCAACACCGCGTCCCATATCGAGTTCCCCCAGCAGGCGCGGATCATCGATGTCTGCGACAACCAGGACGGAACGCTCTCGCTGTTCACGACGCTGATCGAGTCGGCGGCGCCGTACCAGAGCTCCTACGGGGATGGCGACCAGGCCGCCCTCGCTTCGCTGTATCGCGAATTCTCCCTCAACGATCTCCACTACACCGGGGCACACGAGGGGCTGCCGAAAGACCACAACACCGAGTTGCTGTTGCCCCATCCGCTTCACTGA
- a CDS encoding prolyl oligopeptidase family serine peptidase has protein sequence MTTISPYGTWRSPISARDIAAGGHPVQGGCWVGDQPWWCEGRPEEGGRYVVANAGGDVLPGPWNARSRVHEYGGGAWAVTADRALVFVEFSDQRLYRLDDGGSIPVPLTPAGRGFRFGDISIRGSEVIAVREIHADGAVTRDIVAVQLDGTGAVDSTASFDSTAAVEDPGIRSLASGSHFLAFPRFSPDGARLAWIGWEHPQMPWDGTELRVTELESGRVETLAGSVTESVLQPEWIDDATLSIVSDRSGWWNLYSVTVHGEVATLHREDADFGGPLWQLGNRFYDPLDDGRILAVRTLGADGLVIVDPVDGTARTVDLPLTGIRLGARNGSRVLLTGGSSALCGGLRMLDLDDGTLTDVRRDVDSMPDAAYVPIAEARTFHGARDVHSFVYPPRNDDYDAPAGEKPPYIAVVHGGPTGHSSGGYSPIYSYFTSRGIGIIDVNYGGSSGYGREYRNRLRGQWGVVDVEDVIAAVRGIADAGLADAARVAIRGGSAGGFTVLAALTRSAVFAAGASYYGVSDLATLAAETHDFESRYTDGLVGPLPEASALYTERSPITHVNDLTTPVLLLQGLDDEIVPPAQSELFRDALAAKGLPHAYLAYEGESHGFRRAETIIDATESELSFYGQVLGFDPPDVPRLTLS, from the coding sequence ATGACCACCATCTCTCCCTACGGAACCTGGCGCTCTCCGATCTCTGCCCGCGACATCGCCGCGGGTGGGCATCCGGTGCAGGGCGGATGCTGGGTCGGTGACCAGCCGTGGTGGTGCGAGGGGCGACCTGAGGAGGGCGGTCGCTACGTCGTGGCGAATGCCGGGGGCGACGTGCTGCCCGGCCCCTGGAATGCCCGCAGCCGCGTGCACGAGTACGGGGGAGGCGCCTGGGCCGTGACCGCGGATCGGGCGCTCGTCTTCGTCGAATTCAGCGACCAGCGGTTGTACCGGCTGGACGACGGTGGCTCGATTCCCGTGCCGCTCACGCCCGCGGGCCGCGGCTTCCGCTTCGGCGACATCAGTATTCGGGGGTCGGAGGTGATCGCCGTCCGCGAGATCCACGCGGACGGCGCGGTCACCCGGGACATCGTGGCCGTGCAGCTCGATGGCACGGGGGCGGTCGACAGCACAGCGTCATTCGACAGTACAGCGGCGGTCGAAGACCCGGGCATCCGTTCGCTGGCCTCCGGGTCGCACTTTCTCGCGTTCCCGCGGTTCTCGCCTGACGGTGCGAGGCTCGCCTGGATCGGATGGGAACATCCCCAGATGCCGTGGGACGGCACAGAACTCCGCGTGACCGAACTGGAGAGCGGAAGAGTCGAGACCCTCGCGGGTTCGGTCACCGAGAGCGTGCTGCAACCGGAGTGGATCGACGATGCGACGCTCTCGATAGTGAGCGACCGGAGTGGCTGGTGGAATCTCTACTCGGTGACCGTTCACGGCGAGGTTGCCACACTCCATCGGGAGGACGCCGACTTCGGCGGCCCGCTCTGGCAACTCGGCAACCGCTTCTACGACCCGCTCGATGATGGGAGGATTCTCGCGGTTCGCACTCTCGGAGCGGACGGTCTCGTGATCGTCGACCCCGTCGATGGCACCGCGCGCACCGTCGATCTGCCATTGACCGGTATCCGACTCGGTGCCCGTAACGGCAGCCGGGTGCTGCTCACCGGAGGTAGCTCGGCTCTCTGCGGAGGGCTCCGCATGCTCGATCTCGACGATGGCACGCTCACCGATGTGCGCCGCGACGTCGATAGCATGCCGGATGCGGCATACGTGCCGATCGCAGAGGCGCGGACCTTCCACGGTGCGCGCGATGTCCACAGTTTCGTCTACCCGCCGCGCAACGACGACTACGACGCTCCGGCCGGGGAGAAGCCCCCCTATATCGCGGTCGTCCATGGCGGTCCCACCGGGCACAGCTCCGGCGGATACTCGCCCATCTACAGCTACTTCACCAGCCGCGGGATCGGCATCATCGACGTGAACTACGGCGGATCCTCGGGCTACGGGCGCGAATACCGCAACCGGCTTCGAGGCCAGTGGGGCGTCGTCGACGTGGAAGATGTCATCGCCGCGGTGCGCGGAATCGCGGATGCCGGTCTCGCCGATGCCGCCCGCGTCGCGATCCGCGGGGGGTCCGCCGGTGGCTTCACGGTGCTCGCGGCGCTCACCCGATCTGCCGTCTTCGCGGCGGGAGCCTCGTACTACGGCGTCTCCGACCTCGCCACGCTCGCCGCCGAGACCCACGACTTCGAGTCCCGCTACACCGACGGCCTGGTGGGCCCGTTGCCCGAGGCATCCGCCCTCTATACGGAACGATCGCCCATCACCCACGTCAACGACCTGACAACACCGGTGCTGCTGCTGCAGGGGCTCGACGACGAGATCGTGCCCCCGGCCCAGTCCGAGCTGTTTCGTGATGCGCTCGCGGCGAAGGGGCTGCCGCACGCCTACCTGGCCTACGAGGGTGAATCCCACGGGTTCCGGCGGGCGGAGACGATCATCGACGCCACCGAGAGCGAACTCTCTTTCTACGGCCAGGTGTTGGGCTTCGACCCGCCGGATGTGCCGCGGCTCACGCTCTCGTAG
- a CDS encoding DUF6611 family protein, with product MSTESRAKKSLSSRSVTRIPLDSHHEWGRVELPNLADVHRRGWGRYRLTVFPPGTNDSERRTLALSQSWSGWGFAVALIGAVALADLRSFAPLLMLGVVYAAGLLITRTLARRLRGELRVVSAIVTCLAGETRLVGQPELFRRSLERLEQLDAEYRAGRLTPVQFEAGWSAVYGALDDRASRGSRAWGTLSL from the coding sequence GTGTCAACAGAGTCCCGGGCGAAGAAGTCCCTGTCATCGAGAAGCGTCACGCGGATCCCCCTGGATAGCCATCACGAATGGGGCCGGGTCGAGCTCCCGAATCTCGCCGACGTGCATCGCAGGGGGTGGGGTCGCTATCGACTCACCGTCTTCCCACCCGGCACCAACGATTCGGAACGACGCACTCTCGCCCTTTCACAGTCGTGGAGCGGTTGGGGATTCGCCGTCGCGCTCATCGGCGCTGTCGCGCTCGCCGATCTTCGATCCTTCGCCCCCCTTCTGATGCTCGGGGTCGTCTATGCGGCCGGCCTGCTCATCACCCGTACCCTCGCTCGCCGTCTGCGCGGCGAACTCCGCGTCGTGTCGGCGATCGTGACCTGTCTGGCGGGGGAGACCCGGCTCGTCGGCCAGCCCGAGCTGTTTCGTCGCAGTCTCGAGCGCCTGGAGCAACTGGATGCCGAATACCGCGCCGGCCGACTCACCCCGGTGCAGTTCGAGGCGGGCTGGTCAGCGGTCTACGGCGCTCTCGACGATCGCGCCTCCCGGGGCAGTCGCGCGTGGGGCACGCTCTCCCTGTAG
- a CDS encoding membrane protein insertase YidC: MDLFSFAPIATLLDLAYSLVEGLATLVSPLAGAASATLAIILLTAIVRTLLIPVGVSQVKAEGTRRRLHPQILALQRRHKKDPLLLQQKTAALYKAENTSQFAGFLPALAQAPVLSLVYALFIRTTVDGHPNALLTERLFGVPLGTTFVHLATTGAAGIAVYLVLFAMMAGVAWLSRRVALRLTLPNPDAPESAATIVRVLSWMPFLTIVFAAFVPLAATIYLSATTAWTLGERALLRRRYWRDGEEDSPLAPAMS, translated from the coding sequence GTGGACCTCTTTTCCTTTGCCCCCATAGCCACTCTTCTCGACCTGGCCTACTCCCTCGTCGAGGGTCTCGCGACCCTCGTGTCTCCGCTCGCCGGCGCGGCCAGCGCCACCCTCGCCATCATCCTGCTCACCGCGATCGTGCGCACGCTGCTCATCCCGGTCGGCGTCTCGCAGGTGAAGGCCGAGGGCACTCGCCGTCGCCTCCACCCACAGATCCTCGCCCTGCAACGGCGACACAAGAAGGATCCGCTGCTGCTTCAACAGAAGACGGCGGCGCTGTACAAGGCAGAGAACACCTCGCAATTCGCGGGGTTCCTGCCCGCCCTCGCACAGGCGCCGGTTCTCTCTCTCGTCTACGCCCTCTTCATCCGCACCACCGTGGACGGGCACCCGAATGCGCTCCTGACCGAGCGTCTGTTCGGGGTGCCGCTCGGCACCACCTTCGTGCACCTCGCCACGACCGGGGCTGCCGGCATCGCCGTCTACCTCGTGCTCTTCGCGATGATGGCCGGCGTCGCCTGGCTGTCCCGGAGAGTCGCACTGCGGCTCACCCTTCCGAATCCGGATGCGCCGGAGTCGGCTGCCACGATCGTGCGGGTTCTCAGTTGGATGCCGTTCCTCACCATCGTCTTCGCGGCATTCGTTCCCCTCGCTGCCACGATCTATCTCTCGGCGACGACCGCGTGGACCCTCGGCGAACGGGCGCTCCTGCGGCGCCGCTATTGGCGGGACGGGGAAGAGGATTCGCCTCTTGCTCCCGCGATGAGCTGA